The proteins below come from a single Streptomyces sp. SCSIO 75703 genomic window:
- a CDS encoding Tex family protein: MTTPLPGSIEGRIAEELGVRERQVTAAVELLDGGSTVPFIARYRKEATEMLDDAQLRVLEERLRYLRELEDRRAAILDSVREQGKLTEELEGRIRAAETKARLEDIYLPFKPKRRTKAQIAREAGLAPLAEGLLGAPGTDPLAAAAAFVDADKGVADAQAALDGARSILTEKFSEDADLIGELRERMWTRGRLTARVKEGKEEAGAKFADYFDFSEPFTALPSHRVLAMLRGEKEDVLDLVLEPEEPTDGPSSYEGIVASRFGIADRGRPGDTWLTDTVRWAWRTRILVHLGIDLRLRLRTAAEDEAVNVFAANLRDLLLAAPAGTRATLGLDPGFRTGVKVAVVDATGKVVATDVIHPHVPANRWDESVAKLARLAKEHAVDLVAIGNGTASRETDRLAGDLVARHPELKLTKVMVSEAGASVYSASAFASQELPGLDVSLRGAVSIARRLQDPLAELVKIDPKSIGVGQYQHDLSEVKLSRSLDAVVEDCVNGVGVDVNTASAPLLARVSGISSGLAENIVAHRDTHGPFTSRTELKKVSRLGPKAYEQCAGFLRIRGGSDPLDASSVHPEAYPVVRRMVKTAGREVAALIGDTAALRSLRPADFVDETFGLPTVTDILRELEKPGRDPRPAFRTAVFKEGVEKISDLESGMVLEGVVTNVAAFGAFVDVGVHQDGLVHVSAMSKSFVKDPRDVVKPGDIVKVKVLDVDIPRKRISLTLRLDDEAVAPDQQQDQQQGRRQGQGRPQRDGRPPRQRRQQGGSGGGKGGRPSAPPANGAMADALRRAGLA; encoded by the coding sequence CGACACCCCTCCCCGGGTCCATCGAAGGCAGGATCGCCGAGGAACTCGGCGTACGGGAGCGGCAGGTGACGGCCGCCGTGGAGCTGCTGGACGGCGGCTCGACGGTGCCCTTCATCGCCCGCTACCGCAAGGAGGCGACCGAGATGCTCGACGACGCGCAGTTGCGCGTCCTCGAGGAGCGGTTGCGCTATCTGCGGGAACTGGAGGACCGGCGGGCGGCGATCCTCGACTCGGTGCGTGAGCAGGGCAAGCTCACCGAGGAGCTGGAGGGCCGTATCCGCGCGGCCGAGACCAAGGCCCGCCTGGAGGACATCTACCTGCCCTTCAAGCCCAAGCGGCGTACCAAGGCGCAGATCGCCCGCGAGGCCGGTCTCGCGCCGCTGGCCGAGGGGCTGCTCGGCGCCCCGGGCACCGACCCGCTCGCCGCGGCGGCGGCCTTCGTCGACGCGGACAAGGGCGTGGCCGACGCGCAGGCGGCGCTGGACGGCGCCCGGTCGATCCTCACCGAGAAGTTCTCGGAGGACGCCGACCTCATCGGCGAGCTGCGCGAGCGGATGTGGACGCGCGGCCGGCTCACGGCCAGGGTGAAGGAGGGCAAGGAGGAGGCCGGCGCCAAGTTCGCCGACTACTTCGACTTCTCCGAGCCGTTCACCGCCCTGCCCTCGCACCGGGTCCTCGCCATGCTGCGCGGCGAGAAGGAGGACGTCCTCGACCTCGTCCTGGAACCGGAGGAGCCCACCGACGGCCCGTCCTCCTACGAGGGGATCGTGGCGAGCCGCTTCGGCATCGCCGACCGGGGCCGGCCGGGCGACACGTGGCTGACGGACACGGTCCGCTGGGCCTGGCGCACCCGCATCCTGGTCCACCTCGGCATCGACCTGCGGCTGCGGCTGCGCACCGCCGCCGAGGACGAGGCGGTGAACGTCTTCGCCGCCAACCTGCGCGACCTGCTGCTGGCCGCCCCGGCGGGCACCCGGGCCACGCTGGGCCTGGACCCCGGTTTCCGTACCGGTGTGAAGGTCGCCGTCGTCGACGCGACCGGCAAGGTCGTCGCCACGGACGTGATCCACCCGCACGTGCCCGCCAACCGCTGGGACGAGTCGGTCGCCAAGCTGGCCCGGCTGGCGAAGGAGCACGCCGTCGACCTGGTGGCGATCGGCAACGGCACCGCCTCCCGCGAGACCGACCGGCTCGCCGGGGACCTCGTCGCCCGGCACCCGGAGCTGAAGCTGACCAAGGTGATGGTGTCCGAGGCGGGGGCCTCCGTGTACTCGGCCTCCGCCTTCGCCTCCCAGGAACTGCCCGGTCTGGACGTGTCGCTGCGCGGCGCGGTGTCCATCGCGCGCCGGCTCCAGGACCCGCTGGCCGAGCTGGTGAAGATCGACCCGAAGTCGATCGGCGTCGGCCAGTACCAGCACGACCTGTCCGAGGTGAAGCTGTCGCGTTCGCTGGACGCGGTGGTGGAGGACTGTGTGAACGGCGTGGGCGTGGACGTCAACACCGCGTCGGCGCCGCTGCTCGCCCGGGTGTCCGGCATCTCCTCCGGGCTGGCCGAGAACATCGTCGCCCACCGCGACACCCACGGGCCGTTCACCTCGCGCACCGAGCTGAAGAAGGTCTCGCGGCTCGGCCCGAAGGCGTACGAGCAGTGCGCGGGCTTCCTGCGCATCCGGGGCGGCAGCGATCCGCTGGACGCCTCCAGCGTGCACCCCGAGGCGTACCCGGTGGTGCGCCGGATGGTGAAGACCGCCGGGCGGGAGGTGGCCGCGCTGATCGGCGACACGGCGGCGCTGCGGTCGCTGCGGCCCGCCGACTTCGTCGACGAGACCTTCGGCCTGCCGACCGTCACCGACATCCTGCGGGAACTGGAGAAGCCGGGGCGCGACCCGCGGCCCGCCTTCCGGACGGCCGTCTTCAAGGAGGGCGTGGAGAAGATCTCCGACCTGGAGTCCGGGATGGTGCTGGAGGGCGTCGTCACCAACGTGGCGGCCTTCGGCGCGTTCGTGGACGTCGGGGTGCACCAGGACGGTCTGGTGCACGTGTCCGCGATGTCGAAGAGCTTCGTGAAGGACCCCCGGGACGTGGTCAAGCCCGGCGACATCGTGAAGGTGAAGGTCCTCGACGTCGACATCCCGCGCAAGCGGATCTCGCTGACGCTCCGCCTGGACGACGAGGCGGTCGCGCCGGACCAGCAGCAGGACCAGCAGCAGGGCCGGCGGCAGGGCCAGGGCCGGCCGCAGCGGGACGGCCGGCCGCCGCGCCAGCGCCGGCAGCAGGGCGGCTCCGGCGGCGGCAAGGGCGGGCGCCCGTCCGCCCCGCCCGCGAACGGGGCGATGGCCGACGCGCTGCGCCGGGCCGGGCTCGCCTAG
- a CDS encoding ABC-F family ATP-binding cassette domain-containing protein, which translates to MTATLVAKNLAAGHGDRSLFAGLDLVVAPGDVIGLVGANGAGKSTLLRLLAGLTVPEEGEVRLSPPGATVGHLPQEPERRPGESVRAFLARRTGVTAAQHAMDEATQALVDAVPGADDAYAGALERWLALGGADLDERAEETARTLGLAVGLDQPMTSLSGGQAARAGLASLLLSRYDVFLLDEPTNDLDLDGLERLEGFVRGLRAGTVLVSHDREFLTRTVTKVLELDLAQRRINLYGGGYAAYLEEREVARRHARDEYEEYAGKRSQLQERARTQRSWMDKGVKNARRKAGDNDKIGRKFRSEASEKQAAKARQTERMLERLEVVEEPRKEWELRMEIASAPRSGAVVATLRDAEVRRGGFTLGPVSLQIDWADRVAVTGANGAGKSTLLAALLGRVPLDAGHGALGSGVLTGEVDQARRLFHGTESLLDAFQAATPDTEPVEVRTLLAKFGLGSDHVLRPAATLSPGERTRAALALLQGRGVNLLVLDEPTNHLDLPAIEQLEAALDSYEGTLLLVTHDRRMLDAVRVTRRLEVADGTVTEHPS; encoded by the coding sequence ATGACTGCCACCCTCGTCGCCAAGAACCTCGCCGCCGGCCACGGTGACCGCTCCCTGTTCGCCGGGCTCGACCTCGTCGTCGCCCCCGGTGACGTCATCGGCCTGGTCGGGGCCAACGGCGCGGGCAAGTCCACCCTGCTGCGCCTGCTCGCCGGACTGACCGTGCCCGAGGAGGGCGAGGTGCGCCTCTCCCCGCCCGGCGCGACCGTCGGCCACCTGCCGCAGGAACCCGAGCGCCGGCCCGGCGAGTCCGTCCGCGCCTTCCTCGCCCGCCGCACCGGCGTCACTGCCGCCCAGCACGCCATGGACGAGGCCACCCAGGCCCTGGTCGACGCGGTCCCCGGCGCCGACGACGCCTACGCGGGCGCCCTGGAGCGCTGGCTCGCCCTCGGCGGCGCCGACCTCGACGAACGCGCCGAGGAGACCGCCCGGACGCTGGGCCTCGCGGTCGGCCTGGACCAGCCGATGACCTCCCTCTCCGGCGGCCAGGCCGCCCGCGCCGGACTCGCCTCCCTCCTGCTCTCCCGCTACGACGTCTTCCTGCTCGACGAGCCCACCAACGACCTCGACCTGGACGGGCTGGAACGGCTGGAGGGCTTCGTGCGCGGGCTGCGCGCCGGCACCGTCCTGGTCAGCCACGACCGCGAGTTCCTCACCCGCACCGTCACCAAGGTCCTCGAACTCGACCTGGCGCAGCGGCGCATCAACCTCTACGGCGGCGGCTACGCGGCCTACCTGGAGGAGCGCGAGGTCGCCCGCCGGCACGCCCGCGACGAGTACGAGGAGTACGCCGGCAAACGCTCCCAGCTCCAGGAGCGGGCCCGCACCCAGCGCTCCTGGATGGACAAGGGCGTCAAGAACGCCCGGCGCAAGGCCGGCGACAACGACAAGATCGGGCGCAAGTTCCGCAGCGAGGCCAGCGAGAAGCAGGCCGCAAAGGCCCGCCAGACCGAACGGATGCTGGAACGCCTGGAGGTGGTCGAGGAACCGCGCAAGGAGTGGGAGCTGCGCATGGAGATCGCCTCCGCGCCCCGCTCCGGCGCCGTCGTCGCCACCCTGCGCGACGCCGAGGTCCGCCGCGGCGGCTTCACCCTCGGCCCCGTCTCCCTCCAGATCGACTGGGCGGACCGGGTGGCGGTCACCGGGGCCAACGGCGCGGGCAAGTCCACCCTGCTCGCCGCCCTGCTCGGCCGCGTCCCGCTGGACGCCGGGCACGGCGCGCTCGGTTCCGGGGTGCTGACCGGCGAGGTCGACCAGGCCCGCCGTCTCTTCCACGGCACCGAGAGCCTGCTCGACGCCTTCCAGGCGGCCACGCCGGACACCGAACCGGTCGAGGTCCGCACCCTGCTCGCCAAGTTCGGCCTCGGCTCGGACCACGTCCTGCGTCCGGCGGCCACGCTCTCCCCGGGCGAACGCACCCGGGCCGCCCTCGCCCTCCTCCAGGGCCGGGGCGTCAACCTGCTGGTGCTGGACGAGCCCACCAACCACCTCGACCTGCCCGCCATCGAGCAACTGGAGGCGGCCCTCGACTCCTACGAGGGCACCCTGCTCCTGGTCACCCACGACCGGCGGATGCTGGACGCGGTGCGCGTGACCCGGCGCCTTGAGGTGGCCGACGGCACGGTGACGGAACACCCGTCCTGA
- a CDS encoding oxidoreductase, whose amino-acid sequence MSAEYATFGLAPATRAGGVLADGDHQAHRDFTDFLVDGDPLLHRLADLDAVSPLAADVPPEIFAGQVRALLLEAPAPLPGGRYVLYGCPECEDLACGAVTAVIRREGGDVIWRDFAWQTSAHADLDRDGYHGIGPYRFSGPEYRAALTALLDGAARPRRRALLIGPRVALLARPAAALRTTGIGADIAPGTDAVPAGELRAYGAVVFAPAVPETARAAVRAAFARAGAAAAFVEDLPPVVPLLVARVEHALRRGPAARHRLARLSATGTTAGVEIASPCRVRLTAYRLDRLRRTRAREVFDGLLATGHHRLDLPPDTVRGRSWLVARAPDSVLVTAVEHPAAEAGSRGRPHRPPRLGSGP is encoded by the coding sequence ATGTCTGCCGAGTACGCGACCTTCGGCCTCGCCCCGGCGACCCGGGCGGGAGGGGTCCTCGCCGACGGTGACCACCAGGCGCACCGCGACTTCACCGACTTCCTCGTCGACGGGGACCCCCTCCTGCACCGCCTCGCCGACCTCGACGCGGTCTCCCCGCTGGCCGCCGACGTCCCGCCCGAGATCTTCGCCGGGCAGGTGCGCGCCCTGCTCCTGGAGGCCCCCGCCCCCCTGCCCGGCGGCCGGTACGTCCTCTACGGCTGCCCCGAGTGCGAGGACCTGGCCTGCGGCGCCGTCACCGCCGTGATCCGGCGCGAGGGCGGCGACGTCATCTGGCGCGACTTCGCCTGGCAGACCTCCGCACACGCCGACCTGGACCGCGACGGCTACCACGGCATCGGCCCCTACCGCTTCTCCGGCCCCGAGTACCGCGCGGCGCTCACCGCCCTGCTCGACGGCGCCGCCCGCCCCCGCCGCCGGGCGCTGCTGATCGGCCCCCGCGTCGCCCTGCTCGCCCGGCCGGCCGCCGCGCTGCGCACCACCGGCATCGGCGCCGACATCGCCCCCGGCACCGACGCCGTGCCCGCCGGGGAACTGCGCGCCTACGGTGCCGTCGTCTTCGCCCCCGCCGTCCCCGAGACCGCGCGCGCCGCCGTGCGGGCCGCGTTCGCGCGGGCCGGCGCCGCGGCAGCCTTCGTCGAGGACCTGCCGCCGGTCGTCCCGCTGCTCGTCGCCCGCGTCGAACACGCCCTGCGGCGCGGCCCCGCCGCACGGCACCGGCTGGCCCGGCTCTCCGCCACCGGCACCACCGCCGGGGTCGAGATCGCCTCCCCCTGCCGGGTCCGGCTCACCGCGTACCGCCTCGACCGGCTGCGCCGCACCCGTGCGCGCGAGGTCTTCGACGGCCTCCTCGCCACCGGGCACCACCGCCTCGACCTGCCCCCGGACACGGTCCGCGGACGCTCCTGGCTGGTGGCCCGCGCCCCGGACAGCGTCCTGGTCACGGCGGTGGAGCACCCGGCGGCCGAGGCCGGGAGCCGGGGCCGGCCGCACAGGCCGCCGAGGCTAGGATCGGGGCCCTGA
- a CDS encoding MerR family transcriptional regulator: MTTTDAEEPALTIDELAARSGVTVRTLRFYGTRGLLPPPVIGPRRVGRYGRAHLARLALIEELRSQGMTLAAIERYLNRLPPDLTARELALQRAVVASWAPVSTERVGREELGRRAGRPLSDEEVARLVALGVVTPDGDGHVVDAGLLRLGVELLDVPLSPETVLAARGALLEHSRAAARDLSRLLRDAVAERDAADVRSLSAHMHPIVVQALLTTFQRSLREELGQWLDGGREEG, encoded by the coding sequence ATGACGACGACCGACGCCGAGGAGCCGGCCCTCACGATCGACGAACTGGCCGCGCGTTCCGGCGTCACGGTGCGCACGCTCCGCTTCTACGGCACCCGGGGCCTGCTGCCGCCACCGGTGATCGGCCCGCGCCGGGTCGGCCGCTACGGGCGGGCGCACCTGGCCCGGCTCGCCCTGATCGAGGAGCTGCGCTCCCAGGGCATGACCCTGGCGGCGATCGAGCGCTACCTGAACCGGCTGCCGCCGGACCTCACCGCCCGCGAGCTCGCCCTCCAGCGGGCGGTGGTGGCGTCCTGGGCGCCCGTGAGCACGGAGCGGGTGGGCCGGGAGGAGCTGGGACGGCGGGCGGGCCGGCCGCTGAGCGACGAGGAGGTGGCGCGGCTGGTGGCGCTGGGCGTGGTCACCCCGGACGGGGACGGCCACGTCGTCGACGCGGGGCTGCTGCGGCTCGGCGTCGAACTGCTGGACGTGCCGCTCTCCCCCGAGACGGTGCTCGCCGCCCGCGGCGCGCTCCTGGAGCACTCGCGGGCCGCCGCCCGGGACCTGTCGCGGCTGTTGCGGGACGCGGTCGCCGAACGGGACGCCGCCGACGTGCGGTCGCTCTCGGCGCACATGCACCCGATCGTGGTGCAGGCGCTGCTGACGACCTTCCAGCGCTCGCTGCGCGAGGAACTGGGCCAGTGGCTCGACGGGGGCCGCGAGGAGGGGTGA
- a CDS encoding 3-hydroxyacyl-CoA dehydrogenase NAD-binding domain-containing protein: protein MTESTAIRWEQDDTGVVTLVLDDPDQSANTMNEAFRASLATVADRLEAERDTVRGVIVTSAKKTFFAGGDLRDLIRVTPESAQDLFDGGMALKSALRRIETLGKPVVAAINGAALGGGYEIALACHHRVALDAPGSRIGLPEVTLGLLPGGGGVVRTVRLLGIADALLKVLLQGTRYSPRRALDNGLVDEVADTPEDMLARARAFIDAHPESAQPWDRPGHRIPGGTPAHPKFAANLPAFPATLRKQTNGAPYPAPRRILAAAVEGAQVDFATAQEIEARYFVELAAGQTAKNMIQAFFFDLQAVNSGAGRPQGVAPRTVRRAAVLGAGMMGAGIAYSCARAGIDVVLKDVTAEAAARGKGYSEALCDKAVAKGRTTREQADALLARITPTAEVADLAGCDAVIEAVFEDTALKHKVFQEVQDVVAPDALLCSNTSTLPITALAEGVERQGDFIGLHFFSPVDKMPLVEIIKGERTGDEALARAFDLVRQIGKTPIVVNDSRGFFTSRVIGHFLNEGVAMVGEGVEPASVEQAAAQAGYPAKVLSLMDELTLTLPRRIRAETRRAVEEAGGTWTPHPADAVVDRMVDEFGRPGRSGGAGFYEYDEDGRRTRLWPGLREHFTRPGHEIPFRDLQERLLFAEALDTVRLLEEGVLTSVADANIGSILGIGFPGWTGGVLQYANGYEGGLPGFVARARELAERYGERFTPPALLVEKAEKGEVFTDGR, encoded by the coding sequence ATGACCGAGAGCACCGCCATCCGCTGGGAGCAGGACGACACCGGCGTCGTCACCCTCGTCCTCGACGACCCGGACCAGTCCGCCAACACCATGAACGAGGCGTTCCGCGCCTCCCTCGCCACCGTCGCCGACCGCCTGGAGGCCGAGCGGGACACCGTCCGCGGCGTCATCGTCACCTCCGCCAAGAAGACCTTCTTCGCCGGCGGCGACCTGCGCGACCTCATCCGGGTCACCCCGGAGAGCGCCCAGGACCTGTTCGACGGCGGCATGGCCCTCAAGAGCGCCCTGCGCCGCATCGAGACCCTCGGCAAACCGGTCGTCGCCGCCATCAACGGCGCGGCCCTCGGCGGCGGTTACGAGATCGCCCTCGCCTGCCACCACCGCGTCGCCCTCGACGCGCCCGGCTCCAGGATCGGCCTGCCCGAGGTGACCCTCGGCCTGCTGCCCGGAGGCGGCGGCGTGGTGCGCACCGTGCGCCTGCTCGGCATCGCCGACGCCCTGCTCAAGGTGCTGCTCCAGGGCACCCGGTACAGCCCCCGCCGCGCCCTGGACAACGGACTGGTCGACGAGGTCGCCGACACCCCCGAGGACATGCTCGCCAGGGCCCGCGCCTTCATCGACGCCCACCCCGAGTCCGCCCAGCCCTGGGACCGGCCCGGCCACCGCATCCCCGGCGGCACCCCCGCCCACCCGAAGTTCGCGGCCAACCTGCCCGCCTTCCCGGCCACCCTGCGCAAGCAGACCAACGGCGCCCCCTACCCGGCCCCGCGGCGCATCCTGGCCGCCGCCGTCGAGGGCGCCCAGGTGGACTTCGCCACCGCCCAGGAGATCGAGGCCCGCTACTTCGTCGAACTGGCCGCCGGGCAGACCGCGAAGAACATGATCCAGGCGTTCTTCTTCGACCTCCAGGCCGTCAACTCCGGCGCCGGACGCCCCCAGGGCGTCGCGCCCCGCACGGTCCGCAGGGCGGCCGTCCTCGGCGCCGGCATGATGGGCGCCGGCATCGCCTACTCCTGCGCGCGCGCCGGCATCGACGTCGTCCTCAAGGACGTCACCGCGGAGGCCGCCGCGCGGGGCAAGGGCTACTCCGAGGCGCTGTGCGACAAGGCGGTCGCCAAGGGCCGCACCACCCGCGAGCAGGCCGACGCGCTGCTGGCCCGCATCACGCCCACCGCCGAGGTGGCCGACCTGGCCGGCTGCGACGCGGTCATCGAGGCCGTCTTCGAGGACACCGCCCTCAAGCACAAGGTGTTCCAGGAGGTCCAGGACGTCGTCGCCCCCGACGCCCTGCTCTGCTCCAACACCTCCACCCTGCCCATCACCGCCCTCGCCGAGGGCGTCGAGCGCCAGGGCGACTTCATCGGACTGCACTTCTTCTCGCCGGTCGACAAGATGCCGCTGGTGGAGATCATCAAGGGCGAGCGCACCGGTGACGAGGCGCTGGCCCGCGCCTTCGACCTGGTCCGGCAGATCGGCAAGACGCCGATCGTCGTCAACGACTCGCGCGGTTTCTTCACCTCCCGCGTCATCGGCCACTTCCTCAACGAGGGCGTCGCCATGGTCGGCGAGGGCGTCGAGCCCGCCTCCGTCGAACAGGCCGCCGCCCAGGCCGGCTACCCGGCCAAGGTGCTCTCGCTGATGGACGAACTCACCCTCACCCTGCCGCGGAGGATCCGCGCCGAGACCCGGCGGGCGGTGGAGGAGGCGGGCGGCACCTGGACCCCGCACCCCGCCGACGCCGTGGTGGACCGCATGGTGGACGAGTTCGGCCGCCCCGGCCGCAGCGGCGGCGCCGGCTTCTACGAGTACGACGAGGACGGCCGGCGCACCCGCCTGTGGCCCGGACTGCGGGAGCACTTCACCCGGCCCGGCCACGAGATCCCCTTCCGCGACCTGCAGGAGCGGCTGCTGTTCGCCGAGGCGCTGGACACCGTCCGGCTGCTGGAGGAGGGCGTGCTGACCTCCGTCGCCGACGCCAACATCGGCTCGATCCTCGGCATCGGCTTCCCCGGCTGGACCGGCGGCGTCCTCCAGTACGCCAACGGCTACGAGGGCGGCCTGCCCGGCTTCGTGGCCCGCGCCCGGGAACTCGCCGAGCGCTACGGCGAGCGGTTCACGCCGCCCGCGCTGCTGGTGGAGAAGGCGGAGAAGGGCGAGGTCTTCACCGACGGGCGCTGA